A stretch of the Aphis gossypii isolate Hap1 chromosome 2, ASM2018417v2, whole genome shotgun sequence genome encodes the following:
- the LOC114125073 gene encoding cAMP-dependent protein kinase type II regulatory subunit isoform X2 — protein sequence MSCMKIFRLNKKGCYNLINAQNDQYIFQVEDHFVETTKCLKVSSINFKFNPNDSFLGPWSLNIEAPPTRYSSRRKSVFAETYNPEEDEEEEGPNVVFPKSDDQRQALAASVKNIFIFRALDPEQMNNVIDAMFDREVHAGDDIIKQGDDGDNFYVIDRGTFEAYVTDADGNDRLVHTYEHKGSFGELALLYNMPRAATIKAKSDGLLWAMDRQIFRRIVLKSAFKKRKMYEELIEVVPMLKTLQSYERMNLADALVPKYYQDKDCIINQGDPGDGMYFVEEGIVNVLVTSETGEQIKVNQIEKGGYFGELALVTHKGRAASVFAEGKVKLAFLDVDAFERLLGPCMNIMQRNIEDYENQLVKIFGSKQNMTDVR from the exons ATGAGTTGTATGAAGATATTTAGATTAAACAAGAAAGgttgttataacttaattaatgcTCAAAATGATCAGTATATATTTCAAGTTGAAGATCATTTTGTTGAAACtactaaatgtttaaaagtttcatctattaatttcaaattcaacCCTAATGATTCTTTTTTAGGACCTTGGTCGTTAAACATCg aAGCTCCACCAACACGTTATAGTTCTAGACGTAAGTCAGTTTTTGCAGAAACATATAATCCAGAAGAAGATGAAGAAGAAGAGGGACCAAAT gttgtaTTTCCTAAATCTGATGATCAACGTCAAGCACTTGCAGctagtgttaaaaatatattcatattcagGGCTTTGGATCCT gaaCAAATGAACAATGTGATTGATGCAATGTTTGATCGCGAGGTGCATGCTGgggatgatattattaaacaggGTGATGATGGTGATAACTTTTATGTTAttgatag aggTACATTTGAAGCTTATGTCACGGATGCAGATGGTAATGACCGTTTGGTGCATACATATGAACATAAAGGTAGTTTTGGAGAACTTGCATTACTCTATAACATGCCTCGGGCAGCAACTATTAAAGCAAAATCAGATGGCCTTCTGTGGGCTATGGATCGTCAGATATTTAGACGTATTGTATTGAAGAGCGCATTTAAAAAGCGTAAGATGTATGAAGAACTCATTGAAGTGGTTCCTATGCTAAAAACATTACaa tcATATGAGCGCATGAATTTGGCTGACGCTCTAGTCCCTAAATATTACCAAGACAAAGATTGCATTATAAATCAAGGTGATCCGGGTGATGGCATGTATTTTGTAGAAGAAGGCATTGTTAATGTATTAGTAACCAGTGAAACTGGTGAACAAATTAag gtTAATCAAATAGAAAAAGGTGGTTATTTTGGTGAACTGGCTCTTGTCACTCATAAAGGTCGTGCTGCATCAGTGTTTGCTGAAGGCAAAGTCAAACTAgcgt tTTTGGACGTTGATGCATTTGAACGTTTGCTGGGTCCATGCATGAACATAATGCAACGGAACATCGAGGACTACGAAAATCAACTGGTGAAAATCTTTGGCTCCAAGCAAAATATGACTGATGTCCGATGA
- the LOC114125073 gene encoding cAMP-dependent protein kinase type II regulatory subunit isoform X1 yields the protein MSTNSDNAARLNVPDELRELLLDFTIGYLLEQPNNLIDYGIEFFEKLKNTKLSSSVKQQSAGDFSDEDDASDIEAPPTRYSSRRKSVFAETYNPEEDEEEEGPNVVFPKSDDQRQALAASVKNIFIFRALDPEQMNNVIDAMFDREVHAGDDIIKQGDDGDNFYVIDRGTFEAYVTDADGNDRLVHTYEHKGSFGELALLYNMPRAATIKAKSDGLLWAMDRQIFRRIVLKSAFKKRKMYEELIEVVPMLKTLQSYERMNLADALVPKYYQDKDCIINQGDPGDGMYFVEEGIVNVLVTSETGEQIKVNQIEKGGYFGELALVTHKGRAASVFAEGKVKLAFLDVDAFERLLGPCMNIMQRNIEDYENQLVKIFGSKQNMTDVR from the exons ATGAGTACCAACAGCGATAACGCCGCCAGGCTAAACGTGCCCGACGAGCTGAGAGAGTTGCTGCTCGATTTCACGATCGGTTACTTGCTCGAGCAGCCCAACAATCTCATCGACTACGGCATAGAGTTCTTTGAAAAACTCAAGAACACCAAGTTGTCCTCCAGTGTAAAGCAACAGTCCGCTGGAGATTTCAGCGACGAAGACGACGCTTCAGACATAG aAGCTCCACCAACACGTTATAGTTCTAGACGTAAGTCAGTTTTTGCAGAAACATATAATCCAGAAGAAGATGAAGAAGAAGAGGGACCAAAT gttgtaTTTCCTAAATCTGATGATCAACGTCAAGCACTTGCAGctagtgttaaaaatatattcatattcagGGCTTTGGATCCT gaaCAAATGAACAATGTGATTGATGCAATGTTTGATCGCGAGGTGCATGCTGgggatgatattattaaacaggGTGATGATGGTGATAACTTTTATGTTAttgatag aggTACATTTGAAGCTTATGTCACGGATGCAGATGGTAATGACCGTTTGGTGCATACATATGAACATAAAGGTAGTTTTGGAGAACTTGCATTACTCTATAACATGCCTCGGGCAGCAACTATTAAAGCAAAATCAGATGGCCTTCTGTGGGCTATGGATCGTCAGATATTTAGACGTATTGTATTGAAGAGCGCATTTAAAAAGCGTAAGATGTATGAAGAACTCATTGAAGTGGTTCCTATGCTAAAAACATTACaa tcATATGAGCGCATGAATTTGGCTGACGCTCTAGTCCCTAAATATTACCAAGACAAAGATTGCATTATAAATCAAGGTGATCCGGGTGATGGCATGTATTTTGTAGAAGAAGGCATTGTTAATGTATTAGTAACCAGTGAAACTGGTGAACAAATTAag gtTAATCAAATAGAAAAAGGTGGTTATTTTGGTGAACTGGCTCTTGTCACTCATAAAGGTCGTGCTGCATCAGTGTTTGCTGAAGGCAAAGTCAAACTAgcgt tTTTGGACGTTGATGCATTTGAACGTTTGCTGGGTCCATGCATGAACATAATGCAACGGAACATCGAGGACTACGAAAATCAACTGGTGAAAATCTTTGGCTCCAAGCAAAATATGACTGATGTCCGATGA